DNA sequence from the Rubripirellula tenax genome:
CACCGACGATGCGAAAAAGATCGGCATCCCAACAGCAGCCTCGAATGCGATGTTTCAACAAACGTTCTCGTCGATGGATGTTTATTCCAACGTCACGGGAATCGTAACCGGAACCAGCATCGACACGGGCAACATTGAATTTTGGCCCAACAACTACGGCCAAGGAAACGAGGCCAAAGTGCGCGGGGCCTCCAGCAGCCAGTTCGATTTTGGTGATGCCGTGGCACAACCCGTCAACGGCTATGGCAGCATGCAGATTCACAATTTCGGCGCCAAGCAAACCGTTTTTGCGATCAACCATTGGTCCGACGGCGCGTCGGCCGACATCGGGATCGGCAACAACACCAGCGGCAATTCCGACTGGACCTTCACCGCAAACGCTGCAAACTATTCCAAAAAACGACTCAGAGTATTCGTAAAGTAAACAGCCGCCCCAGGTGAACCCTCAGGCGCCGCCAGCGGGACGTGAACTGCAAAGCAGTTTTCGAAAGCTTCAGCACACCCTGCGAACGGAGTCGCAGGGTCAATTAGGGTTGCTCGAAAAGGTTTGCCTAGGCTTCGATTTCGACGTCGGAATCGGGGCGGGCGGTGCATAGGATGACTTCGCCGGGGGCGACTTCGCACGTTGGTGGTTGGGGGTAACGAACAGTGCCACGGGTCAGGCGGTGGATGCACGATCCGCATTGGCCACTTCGGCAGGACGAGTCGACCGAAATTCCGGATGCTTCGGCGATGTCGAGCAGGCTTTGGTTCTGGCTTGACCAGACGGCGTCTTGGTTGCTGAGTGTGAATCGGACGGGGACTTCATCAACGTTGGCTTCGTTGACAGTTGTCTTGACGGCAATCACGCCGGGGCCTTTTGCTTTGCCGCCGAAGGATTCGTATTGGACCGACTTATCCCTTGCGCCGCCTGCGATCAGTTCGGTGGCCATTGATTCCATGAATGCGTTGGGCCCGCAGATGCGATAGTCGGCATTTGAAGGCGTGCTTCCAGCGTGCGAAATGATATCGGGGGCGGTGATGCGACCGGTGGTGGAATCGACTTGCAAGGGTTCGTCGGCGAGGGGACGGCTGAACCAAACGTGCAGGTGAAAGGTGCCGACCTTCGATAGCGTTTGATGCAAGTAACGGAGCGGCTTTAAGAACGGTGCATTGCGTTGGTCGCGAAGTTGGTAGTGAAGGTGTACTTCACGGTCGGGCGTGACTTCCAACGAATGCAACAGCATCGACAACATCGGTGTG
Encoded proteins:
- a CDS encoding FAD-binding oxidoreductase; its protein translation is MPGIVGFLIIVPFVGYLVFAEFVARRDERRFRTDILDDDVQAQVPVASKSVVDASGWTGWRDVVVDSIQDESVDCRSFTFRSIDGSDFPAFKGGQSILIRYPSSDDPDAKPIARCYSLSSGPGESRYRITVKRVPGGRMSNRLHDRVNVGDVVSIQSPRGHFHIDLDHPERPIHLIAAGIGITPMLSMLLHSLEVTPDREVHLHYQLRDQRNAPFLKPLRYLHQTLSKVGTFHLHVWFSRPLADEPLQVDSTTGRITAPDIISHAGSTPSNADYRICGPNAFMESMATELIAGGARDKSVQYESFGGKAKGPGVIAVKTTVNEANVDEVPVRFTLSNQDAVWSSQNQSLLDIAEASGISVDSSCRSGQCGSCIHRLTRGTVRYPQPPTCEVAPGEVILCTARPDSDVEIEA